The window CTAGCAATATGAGGAAATTGTTGGgttttttgatattggtgaatgggaaatgatgggatgaaaagtgaagggaatataaaaAGTCCCTTTTGCTTTGGGAAATGTAAAAGGTTCTttgtgctttggttaaagcatctgtcccacataggaaaaagagagaaaaagagaggtgtacatattacattacaccttctctagttgctaaaagggttgagggggaaaggaccccacgcgccgtcgtcgtcgctcgctcggctcggctttggctttggctttggccaaatgatttgattgataatctttttggaccaaaattcttttaaattttaatttaattattaattaattaattatttccaaattctgacccgttagtgacccggatccacgtgtctgacccgcgacccgtttctccccggattaatttaaatttccctccgttttttttaacctttctgaaaaggtgcaaaccttttcccaaccagtgcgttaatggctataaattccagttaatattcagattattacttacgaattttctgaaatcctctattcttctactcttcttaaaagttttcttttctgtgtgatatattgccattgagtggttcgccgctaccagaatttggagtactactattttggtaagataatcgttctatcctgggaggggatattccatcaacctcgagtactgtgaggggaataatttccttaaggacacactttgaactaagtgggctcgattatgttctgaatatattttttctaacactgtttctgttcatttgtccattttctgtaatttactggttttaagtttttacagattgtgtaatctgcttttactaagtgttttataGATTCAGAAACTTTATTTACACTTATACAGATTAATTTTaaacaacaatcttaaggaaattactatataatattataatctgtattctgtttaaggagattaaaacttctgtagttttctactccatatgaatattagtattctgacttgaagatataaaaacttcgttggaataccaaagttcataagtatactgcgatttgaagaaataaaatcttcatcgTTTAAGTTTGTGATTTAATTGCTATTCTAGTTTTATTAACTAAAACAGTTTGTCGATTTGACAGTGACAAAGAAAGAATGGCAATTGAGACTGAAACTCCCTCTGCGACTGGAACTCCTTCTGTGAACATTGCACCAGCGGTCACGCCTACAACCCGTGCCGCTGTGCCACCGGCTGAGAAACCTGCGAAGTTCACCGGTGCCAACTTTAAAGGATGGCAGCAGAGAATGTTCTTTTGGCTTACCACCCTTGGTATGCAAAAGTTCACCAGTGAGGACCCTCCCGTGCCTGCCGCCGACATGCCTGACAATCAGAAGTTCATGGTTACTGAGGCTTGGAAACAGGCTGATTTTTTGTGCAAAGGCTACATTTTGAGTGCCTTAGAAGATGATTTGTACAACGTCTACAGTGCAGTAGAGACCTCCAAATAATTATGGAGTGCACTGGAAAAGAAGTACAAAACTGAAGATGCTTGCTTGAAGAAGTTTGTGGTTGCCAAATTCCTAGACTACAAAATGGTGGATGGAAAaactgttggaacccaagttcaagagcttcaacttatcttccatgaccttattgctgaaggtatggtagtgaatgaagcattccaagtggctgcaatgattgagaagttgacaccctcatggaaagatttcaagaattatcttaagcacaagagaaaggaaatgaaattggaggatcttgtgattcgtctcaagatcgaggaagataacaaaacCGCTGATAAGAGGTACCGTAAGAGTTCACCAATTGAAGGGGCAAGTGTCGTTGAAGATGCTGCTCCGAAAAAGAACAATAAAAGGAAGAGGCGTTCTGGAAAGGAGAAGTATCCTAACAAGAAAAAGTTGAAGGGCAATTGTTACAATTGTGGTAAAGCAGGCCATAAAGCTCCCGACTGTCGTGCCCCCAAGAAGGACAAAGAGAAAAACAAGGGTCAGGCAAACATGGTGGAAGATGTTGATGACCTATGTGCAATGCTGTCCGAGTGCAACCTGGTTGGCTacccaaaggagtggtggcttgattctggcgCCACTCGACATGTGTGTGCCGTTAAGGAAGCATTTACAACTTACACTCCCGCTGGACCTGACGAGGAGCTATacatgggaaatactgcaacagccaaagttgaaggatatggaaaggttctgttgaagatgacatccggcaaagtgctgactctcaacaacgtcatGCATGTTCCATCAATTAGGAAGAACCTAGTTCCAGCCGCACTACTCGTGAAAAATGGGTTTAAGTGCGTGCTGGTTAGTGATAAATTTGTACTTAGTAAGAATGATATGTTtgtaggaaagggctacctcaccgagggccttttcaaacttaatgtaatggttgttgccagtattaatggaaaatctgcttcttcttacttattggagtcaaataatttatggcatgttcgtttaggacatgtcaattacaaaaccttgcgaaaaatgattaattttgaaatattgcctaaatttgagtgtaatatatctaaatgtcaaatatgtgttgaatcaaagtttgttaagcattcgtataagtccgttcaaaagaattcaaatcctttagacttaatacacactgacatttgtgatatgaagtcaataccatctcgcggtgggaaaaagtatttcataacttttattggcGATTacactcgatattgttatgtttaCTTGCTAAAcagtaaggatgaagcaatagaagcatttaagcaatataagaatgaagtcgaaaatcaactaaataaaaagataaaaatgattagaagtgataggggtggagaatacgaatctccttttgcagagatatgtttagaatatggaattattcatcaaaccactgccccctacacaccacaatccaatggagttgcggaaaggaaaaatcggacattgaaagaaatgatgaatgctttactAATAAATTCCGGTTTACCGCTgagcttgtggggggaagctatccttacagctaaccgaatactcaacagagtgccccacagcaaaacacaatccattccatatgaactatggaaaggaagaaaacccaacttgaaatatttcaaagtgtgggggtgtttagcaaaagtacaagttcctttacctaaaagggtaaaaatcggaccaaaaactgtggattgtgtttttattggatatgctacaaacagcaaagcttgtcggattttggttcacaaatccgacaatcccgaaattcatgttaatacggtaattgaatcagataatgctgaattctttgaaaatatttatccgtataaaattgaatgtgagtcgtcaagtg is drawn from Lycium barbarum isolate Lr01 chromosome 8, ASM1917538v2, whole genome shotgun sequence and contains these coding sequences:
- the LOC132607997 gene encoding uncharacterized protein LOC132607997 encodes the protein MAIETETPSATGTPSVNIAPAVTPTTRAAVPPAEKPAKFTGANFKGWQQRMFFWLTTLGMQKFTSEDPPVPAADMPDNQKFMVTEAWKQADFLCKGYILSALEDDLYNVYSAIEEDNKTADKRYRKSSPIEGASVVEDAAPKKNNKRKRRSGKEKYPNKKKLKGNCYNCGKAGHKAPDCRAPKKDKEKNKGQANMVEDVDDLCAMLSECNLVGYPKEWWLDSGATRHVCAVKEAFTTYTPAGPDEELYMGNTEEPSSSRTTREKWV